In a genomic window of Chryseobacterium sp. G0162:
- a CDS encoding saccharopine dehydrogenase: MEHNILIIGGNGLVGKTIARILQKRNPHFNIFIGGRKGGSTDKHLTIDVTDPGSFQVITDKKIKLIILSVNDRSDNVLKYAITNHIDYLDITKPTPALVRAYDIAGKSDINSRIVFSSGWMGGIVPGLAGVLSKETNDIKGVKLFVYYSVKDLAGESSAHFMAENVAVPFHDYKNDQPNSIRHFLDTETFDFSFGIGKRNAYNFDVPDLYILNRIERIPNVSVKMTYNSKFITWLLGGFQYLRIFNILSLKERKMIFGSSGNGDQAVFEVVVESKNGQKKLSLQSTKGQAELTALSAVLHTEELLRNPHENNVYFSHQLHEPLSLLAQLNAYETINTRIIP, translated from the coding sequence ATGGAGCACAATATTCTGATTATCGGAGGAAATGGATTGGTAGGCAAAACGATTGCCCGTATTTTACAAAAGAGAAACCCTCATTTCAATATTTTTATTGGAGGACGTAAAGGCGGAAGTACAGATAAACATCTTACAATTGATGTTACTGATCCTGGTTCTTTTCAGGTTATCACTGATAAAAAAATAAAACTTATCATTCTTTCCGTGAATGATAGATCAGATAACGTTTTGAAATATGCTATAACAAACCATATTGATTATCTGGATATCACAAAACCTACTCCAGCATTGGTAAGAGCTTATGATATTGCCGGAAAATCAGATATCAACAGTCGGATTGTTTTCAGTTCCGGATGGATGGGGGGAATTGTACCCGGGCTAGCGGGCGTCCTTTCAAAAGAGACAAATGATATTAAGGGAGTAAAACTCTTTGTATATTATTCTGTCAAGGATCTGGCAGGGGAAAGCTCGGCCCATTTTATGGCAGAAAATGTGGCAGTTCCTTTTCATGATTATAAAAATGATCAACCTAATTCTATCAGACATTTTTTAGATACCGAAACTTTTGATTTTTCTTTCGGAATCGGAAAAAGAAATGCGTATAATTTTGATGTTCCCGATCTGTATATCCTGAATAGGATTGAAAGAATTCCCAATGTAAGTGTAAAAATGACCTATAATTCTAAGTTTATTACCTGGTTATTGGGGGGCTTTCAATACCTAAGAATCTTTAATATCTTGTCTTTAAAAGAAAGAAAAATGATTTTTGGATCAAGCGGAAATGGAGACCAGGCTGTATTTGAAGTTGTTGTAGAAAGTAAAAACGGGCAAAAAAAGTTAAGCCTGCAAAGTACAAAGGGACAGGCAGAGTTAACAGCATTATCTGCGGTTTTACATACCGAGGAATTACTGAGAAACCCTCATGAAAATAATGTGTATTTCAGTCACCAACTGCATGAGCCTTTATCATTACTGGCTCAGCTTAATGCATATGAAACCATTAATACCCGTATAATACCATGA
- a CDS encoding NAD(P)H-dependent oxidoreductase, translating to MKKITIINGHPNKESFNFGVAEAYKNGAIEAGAEIREIIIANLNFNPNLQFGYQKRIELEPDLLKAWESIQWADHLIWIHPIWWGGLPAVMKGFIDRLFLPGLAYKYRENSLWWDKLLTGKTAHIITTIDQPGWYYRLMYGRPSVNQLKKSTLEFCGIKPVKVTYLGIIRTSNEGQRKTWLKSVKSLGQKMK from the coding sequence ATGAAAAAAATAACCATTATTAACGGGCATCCCAATAAAGAGTCTTTCAATTTTGGTGTTGCAGAGGCCTATAAAAACGGAGCGATAGAAGCAGGAGCAGAAATCAGAGAAATTATCATCGCAAATCTTAATTTTAATCCAAATCTACAGTTTGGCTATCAAAAGAGGATAGAGCTGGAGCCGGACTTGCTGAAAGCCTGGGAGAGTATTCAATGGGCTGACCATCTGATTTGGATACATCCTATCTGGTGGGGAGGGCTACCAGCAGTTATGAAAGGTTTTATAGATCGACTTTTCCTACCTGGATTGGCTTATAAATACAGGGAAAATTCTTTATGGTGGGATAAGCTTTTAACAGGGAAAACTGCCCATATTATTACAACAATTGACCAACCGGGTTGGTATTACCGTTTGATGTATGGAAGACCAAGTGTGAATCAACTTAAAAAGTCAACGCTGGAATTCTGCGGAATAAAACCGGTTAAAGTAACCTATCTGGGCATTATCAGGACTTCTAATGAAGGGCAGCGGAAAACATGGCTGAAGAGCGTAAAATCATTGGGCCAGAAAATGAAATAG
- a CDS encoding FAD-binding oxidoreductase: MPSLPKWINDTVENVLSSKFKECTVISIEPVAQNLRHIRFSADLQDVEFEPAYAIGIRINERDYRNYSPFNFNKDSGTFDVIFHMHDPTAAGSHFINSLIIGDSLKILMPRGKRFFEPNAKIHFSIGDETSLGSSLSIKEAVEENGCQFICLHELEEASMLENLNLYGYHNPKNNTMRLIEALNDFLIEERETIYNDDAIFYLTGNGERMSLIKKFLKAKGVSPRCIRSQAYWIEGKKGL, encoded by the coding sequence ATGCCCAGCTTGCCAAAATGGATCAATGATACTGTAGAAAATGTATTGTCCTCAAAGTTTAAAGAATGTACTGTTATTTCCATAGAACCGGTGGCCCAGAACCTTCGTCACATCCGTTTTTCTGCAGATTTACAAGACGTAGAATTTGAACCGGCTTATGCCATAGGAATCAGAATCAATGAAAGGGATTACCGCAATTATTCACCTTTCAATTTTAACAAAGATTCAGGAACTTTTGATGTCATCTTCCACATGCATGATCCGACTGCTGCAGGAAGTCATTTTATAAACAGTCTTATCATTGGAGATTCTTTAAAAATATTAATGCCTAGAGGAAAGCGCTTCTTTGAACCTAATGCCAAAATTCATTTTTCTATTGGAGATGAAACTTCATTGGGAAGTTCTCTTTCCATCAAAGAGGCTGTTGAAGAAAATGGTTGTCAATTCATTTGTCTCCATGAACTGGAAGAAGCTTCTATGCTTGAAAACCTTAATTTATACGGATACCACAATCCTAAAAACAATACCATGAGACTCATAGAAGCCTTAAACGATTTTCTGATAGAAGAAAGGGAAACAATCTATAATGATGATGCTATTTTTTATCTTACAGGAAATGGTGAGCGTATGTCATTGATTAAAAAATTTCTTAAAGCCAAAGGAGTTTCTCCAAGATGTATCAGATCACAAGCGTATTGGATTGAAGGAAAAAAAGGATTGTAA
- a CDS encoding helix-turn-helix domain-containing protein: MKHSIPTYDLSDISKHRFHIKRMDRNTYHAEDILIDKGIHRDSHYIFTFMESGHVKMMVDFNIIEAKNATIFCVLPGQVHQGLLMDKVNGWFVAIKSDLVPDTVRSVFEESLEEIQPLTVDKIWVEKLSSTAAILHTFYKDEMQASKEGSLVIQSLLHSFIGIFALIYSKENSSQIGNENRSLQLTREFKIMVRQSYKSMKSPSEYAEKLNISRGYLTEAIREVTGKPAQHWIHQEIIIEAKRLLAFTHLTVKEIAYELGYNDHTYFSRLFSKLEDQSPSEFRNANR, from the coding sequence ATGAAGCATTCCATTCCAACTTACGATTTAAGTGATATTTCCAAGCACCGTTTCCATATAAAAAGGATGGACCGGAATACCTATCATGCAGAGGATATTCTTATAGATAAAGGAATACATCGCGACAGCCATTACATTTTTACTTTCATGGAGAGTGGGCATGTAAAGATGATGGTTGATTTCAATATCATTGAAGCTAAAAATGCTACTATTTTCTGCGTGTTACCTGGGCAGGTGCATCAAGGTCTTTTAATGGACAAAGTAAACGGTTGGTTTGTAGCGATAAAGTCTGATTTGGTTCCGGATACCGTACGCTCCGTTTTTGAGGAGTCTCTGGAAGAAATACAACCTCTGACAGTGGACAAAATATGGGTAGAAAAGCTTAGTAGTACTGCTGCTATACTTCATACTTTTTATAAGGATGAGATGCAGGCCTCCAAAGAAGGTTCTTTGGTCATTCAATCCTTATTGCATTCTTTTATAGGGATATTCGCCTTAATTTACTCAAAAGAAAACTCTTCTCAGATTGGTAATGAAAATCGTTCTTTACAATTGACACGGGAGTTTAAAATCATGGTTCGACAAAGCTACAAATCCATGAAAAGTCCATCTGAATATGCAGAAAAATTAAATATCTCCAGGGGATATCTCACAGAAGCAATCCGTGAAGTGACGGGTAAACCCGCTCAGCATTGGATCCATCAGGAAATTATAATTGAAGCCAAGCGTCTACTTGCGTTTACCCACCTTACCGTAAAGGAAATTGCTTACGAATTGGGATACAACGACCATACCTATTTTAGCCGTTTGTTTTCAAAATTGGAAGATCAATCTCCTTCAGAGTTCAGGAATGCCAATAGATAA
- a CDS encoding sensor histidine kinase, whose product MWRWENQDQIVIWIWIGIGLFFLTTLLITLLVINYLKSIKRNKKKVSQLVRNTQKEYLENMLLLQEQDRERLAEELHDNIISQLNLIRLNLNEKKPEELSRDLKRSMQLIRELSHNLTPPDLNEIDLANLLEDYLEQINKNIEVIFHAITIGIPISNLVKLNLFRIVQELVTNILKHAEATRIEVSLRISLNYLMLTIEDNGRGFIIGNQSGGIGLRNIKSRAQKIKINYKLKTQPEKGTKFIACMAIQ is encoded by the coding sequence ATGTGGCGTTGGGAGAATCAGGATCAGATAGTTATATGGATATGGATCGGTATTGGACTGTTTTTTTTAACAACGTTATTAATTACGCTATTGGTTATTAACTATTTAAAAAGCATAAAAAGAAATAAGAAGAAAGTTTCTCAGCTGGTCCGTAATACCCAAAAAGAATACTTGGAGAATATGCTGCTTCTACAGGAACAGGATCGGGAACGTCTGGCGGAAGAACTTCATGATAATATTATTTCTCAGCTGAACCTTATTCGCTTGAATCTTAATGAAAAAAAGCCGGAAGAACTCAGCCGGGATTTAAAAAGGTCCATGCAGCTGATTCGTGAACTGTCACATAATCTTACGCCTCCGGATCTTAATGAGATTGATCTGGCAAATTTGCTTGAAGATTACCTTGAACAGATTAATAAAAATATAGAAGTAATTTTTCATGCTATTACGATAGGGATACCTATAAGTAACCTGGTAAAATTAAACCTTTTCCGAATTGTTCAGGAGCTTGTTACTAATATTCTGAAACACGCTGAAGCAACCAGGATCGAGGTTTCATTGAGAATCTCTCTGAATTATCTGATGCTTACCATTGAAGACAATGGGAGAGGTTTCATCATAGGAAATCAATCCGGAGGTATTGGCCTGAGGAATATTAAGTCGCGGGCACAAAAAATTAAAATCAATTATAAACTTAAAACACAGCCTGAAAAAGGAACAAAATTTATAGCCTGTATGGCCATCCAATAA
- a CDS encoding response regulator, giving the protein MEHSKIKIGIVDDDLLFVQLLKNYIETNGDYQVILTSTGGNQYLTEEEAVPDILILDLKMANGDGLEVMAALSKKEIETRIIVLSSFYRRSFMGQMLKMGAHAFLSKEIELEELLVVINTVYNTGHYFSNEQIDVMRNQFSNKLPEFHAFSKNELTDREIDVLRLVCQQLSTKEIADSLFISPKTVETHKTNLMIKTGVKNMAGLVIYAIQNNIIDANEIVLFDK; this is encoded by the coding sequence ATGGAACACTCAAAAATTAAAATTGGCATTGTAGATGATGACCTGCTGTTTGTACAGCTTTTAAAAAATTATATTGAAACTAATGGGGATTATCAAGTTATCCTTACATCAACCGGTGGAAATCAGTATCTCACTGAGGAGGAGGCTGTCCCGGATATCTTGATTCTGGATTTAAAGATGGCCAACGGGGATGGGCTTGAAGTGATGGCCGCCTTGTCAAAAAAAGAGATTGAAACCAGGATTATAGTGCTTTCCAGCTTCTACAGACGTTCTTTTATGGGACAGATGCTTAAAATGGGAGCTCATGCTTTTTTATCCAAAGAAATTGAACTGGAGGAACTGTTAGTGGTTATCAACACTGTTTACAATACCGGACATTATTTCTCCAACGAACAGATTGATGTCATGCGGAATCAGTTTTCCAATAAACTTCCGGAGTTTCATGCTTTTTCGAAAAATGAACTAACCGATAGGGAAATTGATGTTTTACGATTGGTTTGCCAGCAGCTAAGCACTAAGGAAATTGCAGATTCCCTTTTTATTTCCCCAAAAACGGTCGAAACCCATAAGACCAATCTCATGATTAAAACAGGAGTGAAAAATATGGCCGGATTGGTAATATATGCCATACAGAATAACATCATTGATGCCAATGAAATCGTATTGTTTGATAAATAA
- a CDS encoding RebB family R body protein has protein sequence MANEKTGTTVNEQITDAVTQSNVKVVAESPAMALSNVYQSAAHSTGIMFENAVNAQNQQNILGQAATTQGVIQIYSLDTLADAVSIAKVLNP, from the coding sequence ATGGCTAACGAAAAAACCGGAACAACAGTAAACGAGCAAATCACAGACGCAGTAACGCAGTCTAACGTAAAAGTAGTCGCAGAATCTCCTGCAATGGCACTCAGTAATGTGTATCAATCCGCAGCACATTCTACTGGAATTATGTTTGAAAATGCGGTGAATGCACAAAACCAGCAGAATATTTTAGGTCAGGCAGCCACTACACAAGGGGTAATTCAGATCTACAGCCTGGATACTTTAGCCGACGCAGTCTCTATTGCTAAAGTATTAAATCCTTAA
- a CDS encoding RebB family R body protein, with the protein MANEKAGTTVNEQITDAVTQSNVKVVAESPAMALSNVYQSAAHSTGIMFENAVNSQNQQNIVTQAATTQGISQIYSLDTIADAVSMAKILNP; encoded by the coding sequence ATGGCAAACGAAAAAGCTGGAACAACAGTAAACGAACAAATCACAGACGCAGTAACGCAATCTAACGTAAAAGTAGTCGCAGAATCACCTGCAATGGCATTAAGTAACGTGTATCAATCTGCTGCACACTCTACAGGAATTATGTTTGAAAATGCAGTGAATTCTCAGAACCAACAAAACATAGTTACCCAGGCAGCTACCACCCAGGGAATTTCTCAGATCTACAGTCTGGACACTATCGCTGATGCGGTTTCAATGGCTAAGATCCTTAATCCGTAA
- a CDS encoding RebB family R body protein: MANEKAGTTVNEQITDAVTQSNVKVVAESPAMALSNVYQSAAHSTGIMFENAVNSQNQQNILTQAATTQGISQIYSLDTIADAVSIARVLNP, translated from the coding sequence ATGGCAAACGAAAAAGCTGGAACAACAGTAAACGAACAAATCACAGACGCAGTAACGCAATCCAACGTAAAAGTAGTCGCAGAATCACCTGCAATGGCATTAAGTAATGTGTATCAATCTGCTGCACACTCTACAGGAATCATGTTTGAAAATGCAGTCAATTCACAAAACCAACAAAATATTTTAACGCAAGCTGCAACTACCCAAGGAATTTCTCAGATCTATAGTCTGGATACCATTGCAGATGCGGTTTCTATCGCTAGAGTCCTTAATCCGTAA
- a CDS encoding RebB family R body protein has product MANEKAGTTVNEQITDAVTQSNVKVVAESPAVALSNVYQSAAHSTGIMFENAVNSQNQQNILTQAATTQGISQIYSLDTIADAVSIAKVLNP; this is encoded by the coding sequence ATGGCAAACGAAAAAGCTGGAACAACAGTAAACGAACAAATCACAGATGCAGTAACACAATCTAACGTAAAAGTAGTCGCAGAATCTCCTGCTGTAGCTTTAAGTAACGTGTATCAATCTGCAGCGCATTCTACAGGAATCATGTTTGAAAATGCGGTGAATTCACAAAACCAACAAAATATTTTAACGCAAGCTGCAACTACCCAAGGAATTTCTCAGATCTACAGTCTGGATACCATTGCAGATGCGGTTTCTATCGCTAAAGTCCTTAATCCGTAA
- a CDS encoding RebB family R body protein, translating to MSVNGQITDAVTQSNVKVVAESPAIALSNVYQTAAHSTGIMFENAINAQNQHNILTQAATTQGVTQIYSKDTIADAISIAKILNP from the coding sequence ATGTCAGTAAACGGACAAATCACAGACGCAGTAACGCAATCCAATGTAAAAGTAGTCGCAGAATCTCCTGCAATCGCTTTAAGTAACGTGTATCAAACAGCTGCCCATTCTACAGGAATTATGTTTGAAAATGCAATTAATGCTCAAAATCAGCATAATATCTTAACCCAGGCAGCAACAACGCAGGGGGTCACTCAAATTTACAGCAAAGACACCATCGCTGATGCGATTTCTATTGCTAAAATCCTCAACCCGTAA
- a CDS encoding RebB family R body protein, which produces MATVNEQITDAVTQSNVKVVGESPAMALSNVYQSAAHSTGIMFENAVTNQNQQNILGQAATTQGILQIYSLDTVADAVSIAKILRP; this is translated from the coding sequence ATGGCAACAGTCAATGAACAAATCACAGACGCAGTAACGCAGTCCAACGTAAAAGTAGTGGGAGAATCTCCTGCAATGGCTTTAAGCAATGTATATCAATCTGCCGCACATTCAACAGGTATTATGTTTGAAAATGCGGTGACAAATCAGAACCAACAAAATATCTTAGGTCAGGCAGCAACCACTCAGGGAATTCTGCAGATCTATAGCCTGGATACGGTAGCAGATGCGGTTTCTATTGCTAAGATTCTAAGACCTTAA
- a CDS encoding RebB family R body protein, translating into MNEINTIITGMSTAVPQAISAQVSAHSTGLMQINSVLNQQRDSMMGMTNYVMGMKKMSSGKLKYRELEILKKGKL; encoded by the coding sequence ATGAACGAAATCAATACAATAATCACAGGAATGTCCACCGCTGTACCTCAGGCTATTTCTGCACAGGTAAGTGCCCATTCTACAGGATTAATGCAGATCAATTCTGTATTGAACCAGCAAAGGGACTCTATGATGGGAATGACCAATTATGTCATGGGAATGAAAAAAATGAGTTCCGGAAAACTGAAATACAGAGAATTGGAAATTTTAAAAAAAGGAAAATTGTAA
- a CDS encoding RebB family R body protein, with protein sequence MADTVNNQTTDAVTQTNVTVLGESPAQAMSMLYQMATHASGISIQNSVTNQQNLNQLNPAIVADAIKILKG encoded by the coding sequence ATGGCAGACACCGTAAACAATCAGACTACAGACGCCGTAACGCAGACGAATGTTACCGTGCTGGGTGAGTCTCCCGCACAGGCCATGAGTATGCTTTACCAGATGGCTACCCATGCCAGTGGAATTTCCATTCAGAATTCGGTAACCAATCAGCAGAACTTGAATCAGCTCAACCCTGCAATTGTTGCTGATGCCATTAAAATCTTAAAAGGATAA
- a CDS encoding amidohydrolase, with the protein MLKTPHSIMKLWLFFVLASVSSFMLTGCNAKNDADQIFYNGDILTMAGKEAAYVEALVVKDGKIVFAGEKDKAMALKGNKTQVTDLAGRTLMPGFIDAHGHISQYGFALQMIDLQPEPYGKVMSIPQLQKVLKDYIAENKIPAGTMIVGNGYDDAIMEEHRHPTAQELDEVSSVNPIYIEHTSGHMGVANSLLLKNMNITYDTPNPVGGIIGKDPATKQLTGKMQENANINSLQYVITQLPKPAESDKYKSLLAAEKAWFAGGQTTICEGRAAPDNIDHIMDADKKGLLKGDYIIMPDYDLNADKLTHWKQFYKKYNGHIKIGGIKMTFDGSPQGKSAWLTKPYLVAPEGEKQGFRGQPIYSTEAAYKGLKAIFQQGMQVHIHCNGDAAIDEGLNLLERLKKEKLLTKDMRCVLIHSQVCRKDQVPRYKQIGIMPSWFPTHVYLWGDWHRSNVLGEERARRISPLKEGLDQKIPFTIHHDSPVTPPDLITAVYAAVNRKTRSGYILGPEFRISPYEALKAITINAAWQWGEEKEKGTLEKNKRADLVILDKNPVKVDPFTIKEISVMETYKDGVQVYKK; encoded by the coding sequence ATGTTGAAAACCCCTCATTCAATCATGAAATTATGGCTCTTTTTTGTCTTAGCATCAGTATCCTCATTTATGCTTACTGGATGCAATGCAAAGAATGATGCAGATCAGATCTTTTACAACGGTGATATCCTCACAATGGCAGGTAAAGAAGCTGCCTATGTAGAAGCTCTTGTCGTAAAAGACGGAAAAATTGTCTTTGCAGGAGAAAAAGATAAGGCTATGGCCCTTAAAGGAAATAAAACACAGGTAACCGATCTTGCAGGCCGTACGCTGATGCCAGGTTTTATAGATGCCCACGGTCATATTTCGCAATATGGATTTGCTTTACAGATGATCGATCTGCAGCCTGAGCCTTACGGAAAGGTAATGTCAATTCCGCAGCTACAGAAGGTTCTCAAAGATTATATAGCCGAAAATAAAATTCCTGCCGGAACTATGATTGTTGGAAATGGTTACGATGATGCCATAATGGAAGAACACCGTCACCCGACAGCTCAGGAGTTGGATGAAGTCTCGTCTGTTAATCCAATTTATATAGAACATACTTCAGGGCATATGGGAGTTGCTAATTCTTTATTGCTGAAAAATATGAATATCACATATGATACTCCGAATCCTGTCGGAGGAATCATTGGCAAAGATCCGGCTACCAAGCAGCTTACAGGAAAAATGCAGGAGAATGCCAATATCAATAGCTTACAATATGTAATAACACAGCTTCCGAAACCTGCAGAAAGCGATAAGTACAAATCTTTACTTGCCGCAGAAAAAGCCTGGTTTGCCGGTGGACAGACTACCATATGTGAAGGACGTGCTGCGCCGGATAATATTGATCATATTATGGATGCAGACAAGAAAGGATTGTTGAAAGGTGATTATATCATTATGCCGGATTATGACTTGAATGCCGATAAACTGACACATTGGAAACAATTCTATAAAAAGTACAATGGGCATATTAAGATAGGAGGTATAAAAATGACTTTTGATGGCTCTCCACAAGGTAAATCAGCCTGGCTTACAAAACCTTATCTGGTGGCGCCGGAAGGAGAAAAGCAAGGATTCCGGGGACAGCCAATCTATTCAACAGAAGCAGCTTATAAAGGACTAAAAGCGATCTTTCAGCAGGGAATGCAGGTTCATATTCACTGTAATGGAGATGCAGCGATAGATGAAGGCCTTAACTTACTGGAACGTCTTAAAAAAGAAAAGCTGCTTACAAAAGATATGCGCTGTGTTCTTATCCATAGTCAGGTATGCCGCAAAGACCAGGTTCCCCGTTATAAACAGATAGGAATAATGCCAAGCTGGTTTCCTACACATGTTTACCTATGGGGAGACTGGCACCGTTCCAATGTGCTTGGGGAAGAAAGAGCAAGAAGGATAAGCCCTTTGAAAGAGGGGTTGGATCAGAAAATACCATTTACCATTCATCATGATTCGCCGGTCACTCCTCCCGATTTGATTACTGCGGTATATGCTGCAGTAAACAGAAAAACACGTTCCGGATATATACTGGGGCCGGAGTTTCGGATCAGTCCTTATGAAGCTCTTAAAGCAATCACTATCAATGCTGCATGGCAATGGGGAGAAGAAAAAGAGAAAGGAACGCTGGAGAAAAATAAAAGAGCAGATCTTGTTATTCTGGATAAAAATCCTGTTAAAGTAGATCCTTTTACCATTAAGGAAATAAGCGTTATGGAAACTTATAAAGACGGCGTGCAGGTATATAAAAAATAA
- a CDS encoding helix-turn-helix domain-containing protein: MSKLKTVREQKNLTQEELSEKSKISVRTIQRIEAGTEPKGHTLRALARALEIEGNLLQDTIVIPEINDEVSEESIPEVKEKEQSDVNYSLVKIINLSSLLFTLLPPLNILVPLLLMFTMKQRNSLVKEIISVQMIWTVMAPIVFMLGIFLKFGRQFTLVLMIAIVLSNVFIILRNAAEIDKKRKLYFRLSFSMI, encoded by the coding sequence ATGTCTAAACTAAAAACTGTAAGAGAACAGAAAAACCTGACCCAGGAAGAACTTTCAGAAAAATCGAAAATTTCTGTCAGAACAATTCAACGGATTGAAGCAGGTACAGAACCGAAAGGACATACGCTAAGAGCACTGGCTCGGGCATTGGAAATAGAGGGAAATTTATTACAAGATACTATTGTAATTCCTGAGATCAATGATGAGGTATCTGAGGAAAGTATTCCGGAGGTGAAGGAAAAAGAGCAATCGGATGTCAATTATTCTCTCGTTAAAATTATCAATCTTTCCTCATTGCTCTTCACGCTGTTGCCACCACTAAACATCCTTGTTCCACTTCTCCTGATGTTTACGATGAAGCAGAGAAACAGTCTGGTGAAGGAAATCATTTCTGTTCAGATGATATGGACGGTGATGGCACCTATTGTTTTCATGTTGGGGATCTTTTTAAAGTTCGGAAGACAGTTTACTCTGGTTCTTATGATTGCCATTGTCCTCTCCAATGTTTTTATTATCCTTCGCAACGCTGCAGAGATTGATAAGAAGAGAAAATTGTATTTTAGATTGAGTTTCAGTATGATATAA